A window of Fundidesulfovibrio putealis DSM 16056 genomic DNA:
CTGGACACCGTGTCCCAGGTAACCGGCGTGTCCAAAGAGAATCTGGTCAAGGTCTACGATGCCTTCGCCGCCACCGGCAAGCCCGACAAGGCCGGTACCATCCTCTACGCGCTGGGATGGACCCAGCACACCGTGGGCGTGCAGAACATCCGTCTGGCGGGCATCGTGCAGCTGCTCCTGGGCAACTTCGGCGTGGCGGGCGGCGGCATCAACGCCCTGCGCGGCGAGCCCAACGTGCAGGGCTCCACGGACCACGCCCTGCTCTACGGCTACATCCCCGGCTACCACAACGCCCCCATCGCCACCTGGAAGACCCTTGACGAGTACATGTTGGCCAACACCCCGGTTACCGCAGACCCCAAGAGCGTGAACTGGTGGAGCAACCGGCCCAAATACGTGACCAGCCTGCTCAAGGGCTGGTTCGGCGACAATGCCACCAAGGAAAACGACTTCTGCTACTCGCTGTTGCCGAAGCTCGATCCCGGCATGGACTGCTCGCACCTGTTCCTGTTCGACCGCATGTACCAGGGCAAGATAAAGGGCGGCTTCATCTTCGGGCACAACCCCTGCCAGAGCTTCCCCAACTCCAACAAGGTCCGCAAGGCCGTTGACAATCTGGACTGGCTGGTGGTTGGCGAGGTGTTCCACAACGAGACCACCGACAACTGGCGCAGGCCTGGGGCCGATCCCAAGAAGTGCAAGACTGAAATCTTCCTGCTCCCCTCGGCCTACCGGGCGGAAAAGGAAGGCACCATCTCCAACTCCGGCCGCTGGCACATGTGGCACTACAAGGCCATCGAGCCCCTGGGCCAGAGCCGCAGCATGGGCGACATGTTCGTGCAGATCATGGGGCGCGTGCGCAAGCTCTATGCCCAGGACAAGACCAAGAAGGGCCCGCTGTCCGACCAGATCCTCAAGCACGAGCTGCCCGAGAAGTTCGTTGCCGAAGAAATAACCAAGAAGATCAACGGCTACTTCACCAAAGACACCAAGATCGGCGACAAGGAATACAAGAAGGGCCAGCTGGTTCCCGGCTTCGCCAACCTTCAGGTTGACGGTTCCACCTCAAGCCTGAACTGGCTGTACTGCGGCGGCTACACCGAGGCCGAGGGCAACTTGGCCAAGCGCCGCGACCTGACCCAGACCCCAATGCAGGCCAAGATACACCTGTATCCCAAGTTCGCCTGGGCCTGGCCCATGAACCGCCGGGTGCTCTACAACCGCGCCTCGGTCGATATGAACGGCGTCCCCTACAACCCAGAGAAGGCGGTCATCGCCTGGCAGGACGGCAAGTGGGTGGGCGACGTGCCCGACGGCCCCGCCGCGCCCATGGCCATGGAAGGCGGCAAGTACCCCTTCATCATGTGCACGGACGGCCACGGACAGCTCTACGGCCCCGGCCGTGAGGACGGGCCCCTGCCCGAGCACTACGAACCGGCGGAGACCCCGCTCACCAAGAACCCGTTCTCGGGCCAGATGAACAACCCCTGCATGAAGACCGTCAGCGGCAGCGAGTTCGACAAGCTCTGCGCCAACGGCGACCCCCGCTTCCCCATCGTGCTGACCACCTACTGCATGACCGAGCACTGGTGTTCCGGCTCCGAGACCCGCAACGGCCCGGCCCTGCTGGAAGCCGAACCGCAGCAGTACGTGGAGATGAGCCCGCAGCTGGCCCAGGAAAAGGGCGTCAAGAACGGCGACGTGGTCATCGTGGAGAGCCTGCGCGGCAGGGTGGAGGCCGTGGCCATGGTCACGGTGCGTATCCGCCCCTTCACCGTCATGGGCAAGACCGTGCATCTGGTGGGCATGCCCTTCGCCTTCGGCTGGACCAAGCCCAAATGCGGCGACGCAGTGAACAGGCTGACCACCTCGGTTGGTGATCCCAACACCACCATTCCGGAGTACAAGGCCTGCCTCGTGAACCTGCGCAAGGCCGACAAGGTGACAGAACTGTAGCCGGGCAACGACAGGCCAACGGGCGGGCGCGCCCATGCTGACCAGCGCGCCCGCCCGTCAAACAACGAGGCCGGTCACAGACCGAAGGCTATCCCGAAGATGACAAGGAGCGAGACCATGCCCAAGGCAATACTCATAGACACCACGCGCTGCACCGCCTGCCGGGGCTGCCAGGTGGGCTGCAAGGAGTGGAAGAACTTCCCGGCCATTCCCACCAAACAGCTCGGAACACACCAGAACCCGCCCGACCTGACGCACTACAACTTCAAGCTGGTGCGCTTCAGCGAGCATCTGGATGGCGACACCGTCCAGTGGTACTTCTTCCCGGACGCCTGCCGCCATTGCGTGGACGCGCCGTGCAAGAACGTCTCCACGGTGGAAGGGGCCATCATCCAGGACAAGGCCACCGGAGCGATCCTCTACACGGACAAGACCGCCAAGGAAGACTTCAAGACCATCAAGGATTCCTGCCCCTACGACATCCCCAGGCAGGACCCCAAGACCAAGCAGATCGTCAAATGCGACATGTGCATCGACCGCGTGCAGGCCAACCTGCTGCCCATGTGCGTGAAAAGCTGCGCCATGGGGGCCATGAGCTTCGGCGAACGCGCCGACATCCTCAAGCAGGCCGGTGAGCGTCTGGAAGCCGTGAAGAAGGACTTCCCCAAGGCGTCGCTCCTGAACAAGGACGACGTTTCGGTGATCTATCTGGTGGCCGACACGCCCGCCAAGTACCACAAGTTCGCCGTGGCCGACGCTTCTGATACCCTGATGACCCGCAAGAGCCTGCTGGCCGAGGCTATCGCCCCGCTGCGCAAGATCGTGCAGAGCATGCAGGGCTAGTGCGCGACGCGAGCTGAAAACACGAACCAAGGGGCCGCCCGGCGTCCCGGACGCCTGGCGGCCTTGTAAAAGCCTCATTCGTTTCTGTATTTCCAGACTTCAAGGAGTGAATCGCACATGCAGACCAGGTCACAAGCGGTATTTGCGGCCCCGCAGGGAATTGAAGCCGCCCTGGCCAGCGCCGAAGCGGCAATCCCGGCCCTTGTCGGACTGTTGGGAGCTTTTGGCCCGTTGCTGGTGGAGCGCGCCCGCCTGCGTGAGTCCGCTCCCGGCTGGGTCGGCTACCCGCCCGCCATCGATCCCGACCGCTTCAGCCAGGGCGCGTTCGTGCTGGCCGACAGCGGCTTCCAGGACATGAGCGAACATCTGCCCCAGGCCGCCGCAGCGCTGCTGCCGGTCATGGCCCGCTGCTTCCCGGCCCTGGCGCCCGAACTTACCGCCCTTGGCGCGGCCCTTAAGAGCGGGGCCATCACCCTGCAGCAGCTGGCCCTGGCCGGATTCGGCGAGTTCGGCGAGATTGACGAGCTGCCCGGCGTCAGCCCCCAGGCCCTTCATTTCGCCGCCGCCGAGATGGTGCGCCCCTTCGTGGAGCGCCAGGCCGTGGATCTGCTGGCCCTGGTGGCCGAGCTGCCCTGGCAGCACTCTGCCTGCCCGGTGTGCGGCGGGCCTCCCAACATGAGCGTGATGCGCCGGACCTGGGACCCCTCGGAGTTCATCCAGGCCCACGGCGGCCGCCGCTACCTGCGCTGCTCCTGCTGCTCCTCCGAGTGGACGCACAAGCGCGTCTCCTGCCCCGGCTGCGGGTGCGAAGAGCCCGACGAGCTGGCCGTGCTGCGGGACCCCGCCCGGCCCTTCGAGCGCGTGGACGCCTGCCGCCGCTGCAAGAGCTTCCTGCTCTGCCTGGACGCCGGGGAACTGGCCGAGACGCCCGACCCCGACGTGACCGCCCTGGCCATGAGCGCCCTGGAGGAGGCGGCCCGCAAGGAAGGCTTCTCCCCCCTGGCCGGGCATCCCTGGAGCGGGCTGCTGGCAGGAAAATGATTCTCCGGCCTTGATAACGGACGGCGGATTGCCCCGCAGCAATCCGCCGTCCGGGACCGACGCGGTCATCCGGTCTGCCGTCAGACGTTGGCGACCGGATTCTATCAATGTGTCCGGCGTCCCCGGGGCTTCCACTCATATTTGTTGCGCATAGGGACGGACCTCCCAAGCCGTCGCCGGGGCCGCCTTCCCCCACGGGCGGTCCCGGCAATCTCTTTTGCGGCAGACGCAGCTTGCAGAAGCCGGAAAGTCACAACTCTCGCCTTGAGCATTCCCCTCGTTCATCTATTTGGTCACAAAGCGTTGCACATGCTTGCAGGATTGATGTACTCATTTTTAAATTTCGACGGAGACGGCTGCAGCGGATTGTGACGAGTTGCACGCACCCTGCTTCAAGCAGGCGGACAACCCGGACCCGGCCAATTGCACTCGACCCCGGCCATGCGCAACCCGCACAGGATAGGATTCATGAATAAATTTAACCTTTCTAAGATCATGCGACTTGAAACGCTTGGCCTGTTGCCCATCGCAGTGATTGTCTTTGCGCTGCCGCAGCTCGTCATTTCCAATCCGCAAGATCTTTACATATATCCAAAGCTCTCGTCGTTTCTCACGTTCATATTCCAGGCCGCCATCCCACTGAGCATCTCGTTCATATCCGCCCGGGCCTACATCAACACCGGCCTGTCCAGCATAATGCTCCTCGGCAGCGGCTTGGCGTGCTACGGAACCGGCTCCATAATCACCAGCTACTGGATCAACGTCGACCCGATACGCAACGTCAACTTCACTGTCGCAGTACACAACTCCACAATATTTGCGGCTTCAGTTCTTTTGCTGGCCAGCAGCTTCTTCGTGACGAGCATGCGCCATTCCCCCAGCGCGCAGCGACATAGAACCTTCACGATCATCATGGCTTACTGCTGCGTTGCCGGGCTTGCCGCCCTGATCGCCGCAGCCGCGTACCATGGCCATTACCCCGTCTTTTTCGTCCAAGGCGCGGGGCCGACCCCGATTCGCGCCGTTGTCCTGCTGTGCTCCATGATTTTCATGTCCATCTCGGCATCCATCCTGATGCTGACGCACCTGAGCCTGAAGATTCCCTTTCTGTACTGGTATTCCCTGTCGCTGGCTCTTTTCGCACTTGGCATAGCGGGCATCTTCTTCCAGACGTCGTATGGCAGCCTGCTCAACTGGCTCGCCAGGTCCTCGCAATATCTGGGGGCGTTCTACCTCCTCGTCGCGGTGCTCGTCGCCAGGCAGGAGGCCCAGCGGGAAGGCGTGTCCATGTTCGATGTGTTCACCGCCCTGTTTGCGGCGGAGAGCGAACGCAATCGCCTCAACGAGGAGTTGCGCGTTAACGAGGAACGCCTCCATTTGTTCGTGCGGCACGCCCCGGCGGCGATCGCCATGTTCAACACCAACATGGAATACCTTGCGGCAAGCAATCGCTGGCTGACGGACTACCACCTCGACTCGGCCGACATCCTGGGGCGCAGCCACTACGAGGTGTTCCCCGAACTCCCGGAACGGTGGAGGGAGATTCATCGCAGATGTTTGGCCGGGGCGGTGGAACAGGCCGAAGCCGAGCGCTTCGAACGGCCCAACGGAACTGAACTCTGGATACGTTGGGAAATCCACCCCTGGAACACGGCCACGGGGGAGTCGGGCGGCATCATCATCTTCAGCGAGGACATCACCGAGCGCAAACGCCTGGAGGACTCACTGCTCCAGTCCCGGGAGGAGGCTCAGCAGCGCGCGGAGGAAATCCACCAGCGCGAGCAGGAGTTCCGCGCCCTGGCCGAAAACGCCCCGGACATCATCGCAAGATACGACAGGGAGCGCCGGTACATCTACGCCAACCCGGCCATCGCCGGGCTCAAGGGAGCCTCGCCCTCCCAGCTCATGGGCAAGCAAATCGGCTCCATGATGCCCCTGGAACTGCGCGAACGCCTTGAACTGGCCGTCGACGAGGTGTTTTCCACCCACGCGGACTACATGCTGGAGTGGGAATACGACACGATGGATGGCCGGAGGTATTTCCACACCCGCTTCACCCCCGAGTTCTCCAGGGGCGGGCAGGTTCATTCCGTCATGGAGATCGCCCGGGACATCACGGAACTCAAGCATCTGGAGATGGACCTGCGCCAGGCCAAGGAGGAGGCGGAAAAGGCCAACCGGGCCAAGAGCGACTTCCTGGCCAACATGAGCCACGAGATCAGGACCCCCATGAACGGCATCCTGGGCATGACGCAGCTGGCCCTGAAGCGGGACCTGCCGGAAGACGTCGCGGAGTTCCTGCGACTGGCCATGCAATCGGGGTTGTCACTCCTGGAAATAATCAACGACATCCTGGACATTTCCAAGATTGAGGCAGGCAAGGTGACCCTGGCGGAGGAGCCTTTCGACCTGGGCACGGTGATCGAATCCACACTGACGCCCATGAAGATCCTCGCACAGGACAAGGGGGTTTCCATCACCGTACGCACCGGGCCCGAAGTGCCTGACTGGGTCGTGGGGGATGCCGGACGGCTCCGCCAGATACTCACCAACGTGGTCGGCAACGCCGTGAAATTTACCCCCAAGGGCCACGTGACCATGACCGTCACCCGGACCGGACCGGAGGATGCGGAAAACACCAGGCTGCTGTTCGTCATCGAGGACGAGGGCATAGGCATCCCCCCCGACAAGCTTCCTTCCATTTTCAACAACTTCGAACAGATCACGTCATCCGCGCACATCAAATACGGCGGCACCGGCCTGGGCCTGGCCATATCCAAAGCGCTGGTGGGCATGATGGGCGGCTCCATCTGGGCTGAGAGCGAACCCGGCAAGGGCAGCGTCTTCTCCTTCGAGGCCGAGTTCGGGCGGGTCGAACCGGTCCCCAGGGACGAAACACCCGCGCCCCAGGACCAGGATTCCACCCCTGCGCTCAACATCCTCCTCGCGGAAGACAATCAGGTGAACAGTCTGTTCGCCACCTGCGTCCTGGAGAGCTGGGGGCATCAGGTCACTGCGGTGGAGGATGGCCGACAGGCCATCGAGAAGCTGAAGGACGGAGGGTTCGACTTGGTGCTCATGGACGTCCTCATGCCGGAGATGGGCGGCGAAGAGGCCACGGCGCTGATACGCTCGGGGCAGACATGCGACCCGCACGTGCCCATCGTGGCCCTGACCGCCTACGCCCTCCGGGGCGACCGGGAGCGCCTGCTGGCCGCCGGAATGGACGACTACATCTCAAAGCCCATCGACGCAGAGGAGTTCCGGCAGGTGGTGATGCGAATCGCCAAGAGGAAAACCGCCCCGGCACAGACCTGCGAACGATGAACTGCCAGGACGGCCCGGCAAGAAAAAGCCCCGGACGTGAACGTCCGGGGCTTTTTCTTGCAAAATATGGCGGAGAGGGCGGGATTCGAACCCGCGATACCGGTTTTGCCAGTATACTCCCTTAGCAGGGGAGCGCCTTCGGCCAGCTCGGCCACCTCTCCGCGAACCATTGCTCATAACTGCAACACACGCCATGGTCAAGGATCAAAATACCCCCTTCCACACGGACGGAAGGACTGGCTGACGCGACCAGGTCCTCCGCCTGCATCGTTCCGCTAACCGGACCATCCTGAGCCTTTTCCGCAGCCACCCCAGACCCCACCGGAACCATCGTTATCCATTGCGCCATCTTGATATCCAACCCATCTGCCCCTTTGACACCAAGGCCCGGCCTCGTTACATTTCCCGAATTCACCTACCATATAAGGAGCTGTTCGCGATGCACAAGTTCGCGCGCATGGAGCGCCTGCCCCCTTACGTCTTTGCCGTCGTCACCGAACTCAAGATGCAGATGCGCCGCCAGGGCGTGGACATCGTGGACCTGGGAATGGGTAACCCGGACATCCCCACCCCCAAGCACATCGTGGACAAGCTCATCGAGGCATCGCAGAAAGGCGTCAACCACCGCTATTCCGCATCCAAGGGCATCCCCGGCCTTCGCCTGGCCATGGCCAACTGGTACCTGCGCAACTACGGCGTGGAGCTGGACGCCGACCGCGAAGTGGTGGTCACCATGGGCGCGAAAGAGGGTCTGGCCCACCTGGCGCTGGTGATGCTCCAGCCCGGCGACGTGGTCTTCGCCACGGACCCGGCTTATCCGATCCATCCCTACGCCTCGGTGATCTCCGGCGCGGACGTGCGCCGCATCCCCCTGGGCAAAGGCCGCGACTTCTTCGAGGACCTGCTGAACGCCACCAAGCAGACCTGGCCCCAGCCCAAGCTCCTCATCATAAGCTATCCCCAGAACCCCACCGCCGAAATCGTGGACATCGCCTTCTTCGAGCGCATCGTCGAGTTCTGCAAAGAGCACGACATGCTGGTCATCCACGACTTCGCCTACGCGGACCTGTGCTTCGACGGCTACAAGGCGCCCAGTTTCCTGCAGGCCAAGGGCGCGAAAGACGTTGGCGTGGAGTTCTACTCGCTCTCCAAGAGCTACTCCATGGCGGGCTGGCGCGTGGGCTTCTGCTGCGGCAACCCGGACATGGTCTACGCCCTGACGCGCATCAAGAGCTACCTGGACTACGGCATCTTCCAGCCCATCCAGATCGCCGCAGCCGTGGCCCTGAACGGCCCCCAGGAGTGCGTGAAGGAAATCTGCGACATCTACCAGGACCGCCGTGACGCCCTGATCGAGGGGTTGCACCGCGCGGGCTGGGACGTTCCGCCGCCCAAGGCCACCATGTTCGTGTGGGCGCAGATACCCGAGGAGTTCCGCAAGATGGGCTCCGTGGAGTTCGCCAAGCTGCTGCTGAAGGAAGGCCATGTGGCCGTGTCGCCGGGCCTGGGCTTCGGCCACTTCGGCGACGACCACGTGCGCTTCGCCCTTGTGGAGAACCGCCACCGCATCAACCAGGCAGTGCGCGGCATCAAGAAAGCCCTGTCGGGGGGCGCGTGAGCGCCGCCCTTGCCGCACAGCCCGTCCGCCTGGGTCTGGCCGGATTCGGCACGGTAGGACAGGGCCTCGCCTCCATCCTGGCCGACAGCGCCGAGTGGATCGAGCGCCGCCTGGGCCGCCCCGTGGCGGTGACGGCCATGGCCGTGCGCGACCCGTCCAAGGTGCGCCCCACCCCCCTGCCCGCCGGGGCGCGCTTCGTGGCCGACCCGCTGGAACTGGCCGCCGCCGAGGACGTGGACATCGTGGTGGAGCTCATGGGCGGCCTGACCACCGCCTACGACCTGATCCGCCTGGCCCTGGCCTCGGGCAAGCACGTGGTCACGGCCAACAAGCACCTGCTGGCGGAAAAGGGCGAGGAGCTCTTCGCCCTGGCCGCGCAGAAGGGCGTTGGCCTGTACTACGAGGCCAGCGTGTGCGGGGGCATCCCCGTGGTGCAGACCCTCAAGGAGTCCCTGGCGGGCAACAGGATCATGGCCGTCACCGGCATCCTGAACGGCACGTCCAACTTCATCCTCTCGCGCATGACCTGCAAGGGCCTCTCCTACGGGGACGCCCTCAAGAAGGCCCAGAAGAAAGGCTTCGCCGAGGCCGACCCCACCCTGGACGTGGAAGGCTTCGACGCGGCCCACAAGCTCGTCGTGCTTATCCGCCTGGCCTACGGACAGGATTACCCGCTCAGCGCCCTGCCGGTGACCGGCATCACCCACGTCACGCCGCTGGACATCGCCTTCGCGCATGAGTTCGGCTGCGAGGTGAAGCTGATCGGCCAGGCCAAGGACATCGACGGCAAGATCATGGCCGGGGTGCACCCCATGCTCCTGTCCAAGAGCTACCTGCTGGCCCAGGTGCACGGGGCGTTCAACGCCGTGCGCATCGTGGGCGACGCCGTGGGCGCGGTGATGCTCTACGGACAGGGAGCGGGCGGACGCCCCACGGGCAGCGCGGTGCTGGCCGACATCATGGCCCTGGCGCGCGACGGCGCGGCCCCCAACAACACGGGCTTCCCCGAGAAGGTGCTGCCGCCCGCGCAGACCCTCCCCCCCGAGGAAGAGACCAGCCGCCGCTACTTCCGGTTCACCGTGGAGGACAAGCCCGGCGTGCTGGCCGCGCTGGCCAAGGCCCTGGGGGATGTGGGCATCTCCATCTACCAGGCCGTGCAGAAGGTTGCCCCGGACACGCAAGACGAGTCCGTGGTGCCCATCGTGTTCATGACCCACCACGCCAGACAGCGCGACGTGGACGCCGCTCTCGAGAAAATCAAGGCCTTTCCCTTCGTGAAGGCAGAGCCCGTGCATCTGCGGGTGCTTTAGGAATCGAGGAGCGCCCTCATTATGGACTCAGACGAGTCATGGTGCTAACATAAGAGAACCATTGTTTATATTTTAAAAAAACATATTCATGTTTTTCAAAAAGCCCTCTCTCCGACAACAAAAGGGCCGACGCATCAGCGTCGGCCCTTATATTTTCTCTCGCTCTCTACGCGAAGCGGTACAGGATTCCAAAGGAACGAAGTTCCTTTGGCCGCCGGAGGCATATTCTCTTTTCTTACCCCTTCCCGCACTCCGGACAGATTCCGTACAGGTACATCTTGTGCCGGGTGAGCTTGTAGCCGTGGCGGGCGGCCACCTCGGCCTGGAGCTTTTCGATGGTCTCGTCCAGCACTTCCACGTTCTTGCCGCAGTTCTCGCAGATCAGATGGTCGTGGTGGTCGTCGCCGTGCTGGCGCTCGTAGCGGGTGACGCCGTCGCCGAAGTCCACTTCCTTGGCGATGCCGGAGCCGGAGAGCAGCTTCAGGGTGCGGTACACTGTGGCCTGCCCGATGGACTTGTAGGAGGCCTTGACCCGCTCGTAGAGTTCCTCGGAGGTCATGTGGCCCTGCTGCTCCAGGAAGACGTCCAGGATGTGGCGCCGCTGAGGAGTCATCTTCAGCCGCGACTTGGCGGCGTACTCTTCAAAAAGGACATGGGGGTCTTGCATCAAGGGCTCCCGCGCAATTTTGGAGGACGTAGCCGGGATAAAGCTCCGTGTCAAACCTCGTGCATTGGCCCTTCCCGGCCCTCAATGGACGCCTTGCGCCGACAGGCCCAGACAGCGGGAAAACGGGACGCCGCACAAGACGCGCGGCAATCCGCGCCTGATCAAAACAGGGTGAGACCGAAGTCCTGCCCCATGGCGACGAACTCCTCGGGGTGGCGGGCCAGGAAGCGTTCCTCCCAGGCCAGCACGTGCTCTGCCAGGGACTGGAGCATGGCCGGTTCCACCTGCGGGAAGCGCTGCACGGTCTTCAGGAACTTCTCGCGGGTAAGCGTCATGGCCGTGGTCTCCTCCACGGCGCGCACGGTGAACAGGCTCCTGCCGCCCAGCACAAGGGCCAGCCCGCCCAGAGTGTCACCCTGCCCCAGGGTCTTTATGACCACGTCCCTGCCGTTGTCCTGCCTGCTGACTTCCACGCGCCCGCAGGTCAGGTAATGGAAGGCCTCGGCATGCTCGCCCTGGCGCAACAGGCAATCACCGGGAGCAAACGTCTCTGAGGTGCAGAGGTAGGCCAGCACCTTGCTCACGTCCAGGGGCACCCTGGAGTAGATGGGCAGGCCCCTGATGATGTCCAGGAAGCTGTCGTATCCGCAGGCGTTAGGCGTTTGATTTTGTTCCGTGGACGAGCTCATAGAGCATCCCCTTCCTGTCGATGAGTTCCTGATAGGAACCGGTTTCCACGATCTGTCCGGCCTTCATGACCGCGATCTTGTCGTAGCCCTTGATTGTGTCCAGCCTGTGCACCACGGCGATCACCGTGGAACGGCCCTTCCACTTGGAGTCCAGCAGGTTCTGGATTCGGGTCTGGGAGGCGTTGTCCAGGGCGGCGGTGGCCTCGTCCAGCAGCAGCAGCGGAGGTTCCTTCAGGAAGGCCCTGGCCAGGGCCACTTTCTGGCGCTGCCCGCCGGAGAGGCGGTCGCCGTGGGTGCCCACCTGGAACTCCAGCCCCAACTCCACGATGCGCTCCAGCATGTCCTGTTGGATGAGCAGGCGGATGATGGACTTGTTCACCCGGTCCAGCACCTTGGTGCTCTCGGTCTTCAGCTTGCCGAAGAGGATGTTGTCCAGAATGGTCTGGGCGTGGATGTAGTTGTCGCGCCGATAGAACGTGACCTTCTCCGGGGCGTGCTCGGCGATGCGCGCCATGAATCCGGCCCGGCCCTCCAGCAGCGCGCGCTCCGTGGTCGCAGGAAGGGCGGCGATGGTGTGGCGTCCCGGCGTGAAACGCAGCGCCAGATTGAGGAGCATGGCCCGCTCCTCGCCGCCCAGACCGTCGAATCCGGCCCCGGCCCGCTCCAGGCGCTCCGCCAGCTGGGAGTAGGCCTCGAACTCCTCCTGGAGCACGGGGGTCTGCTCGAAGAAGGAGGCGTCCGCGCCGGGCACGTTCTTCAAAATGTCCACGGTGCGAAGCGTCAGCTCGCGCCCAAGGCCCAGCAGGATGGGCTCGAGCCCGGCCTGCACCAGGAACTCCTTGAAGTCCGCGTTGTCGGTCAGGCGTTCAGGCAGATAGGATTCGTCGTTGGGGTTGCCGAAGATCAGATTGGCCGCCACCGAGGAATAGA
This region includes:
- the fdnG gene encoding formate dehydrogenase-N subunit alpha, producing the protein MRVSRRGFIKFAGAGAACLTLTQLGIDLTPAQAYAAGLKIEGSKEVISICPFCSCGCNTLVHVKDGKIVNIEGDPDYPISAGGLCAKGAALRSLHVSENRLTKPLYRAPGSDKWVEKDWNWMLDRIAKKVKETRDKDFVLKNKDGLEVNRWESGFCLGSSQMSNEECAVAHQSLRSLGIVHMDHQARVUHSPTVPALAESVGRGAMTNHYTDIGNADAVFIIGSNAAEHHPISFRWVLKAKEKGATVIHVDPKFSRTSARSTFHVPLRSGTDIAFMGGMCKYILDNKLYFNDYVMNYTNATFLVGEKYSFNDGLFSGFDKDKKKYDKSQWAFEKDEKGVVKRDPTLAHPRCVLNVLAKHYERYNLDTVSQVTGVSKENLVKVYDAFAATGKPDKAGTILYALGWTQHTVGVQNIRLAGIVQLLLGNFGVAGGGINALRGEPNVQGSTDHALLYGYIPGYHNAPIATWKTLDEYMLANTPVTADPKSVNWWSNRPKYVTSLLKGWFGDNATKENDFCYSLLPKLDPGMDCSHLFLFDRMYQGKIKGGFIFGHNPCQSFPNSNKVRKAVDNLDWLVVGEVFHNETTDNWRRPGADPKKCKTEIFLLPSAYRAEKEGTISNSGRWHMWHYKAIEPLGQSRSMGDMFVQIMGRVRKLYAQDKTKKGPLSDQILKHELPEKFVAEEITKKINGYFTKDTKIGDKEYKKGQLVPGFANLQVDGSTSSLNWLYCGGYTEAEGNLAKRRDLTQTPMQAKIHLYPKFAWAWPMNRRVLYNRASVDMNGVPYNPEKAVIAWQDGKWVGDVPDGPAAPMAMEGGKYPFIMCTDGHGQLYGPGREDGPLPEHYEPAETPLTKNPFSGQMNNPCMKTVSGSEFDKLCANGDPRFPIVLTTYCMTEHWCSGSETRNGPALLEAEPQQYVEMSPQLAQEKGVKNGDVVIVESLRGRVEAVAMVTVRIRPFTVMGKTVHLVGMPFAFGWTKPKCGDAVNRLTTSVGDPNTTIPEYKACLVNLRKADKVTEL
- a CDS encoding 4Fe-4S dicluster domain-containing protein encodes the protein MPKAILIDTTRCTACRGCQVGCKEWKNFPAIPTKQLGTHQNPPDLTHYNFKLVRFSEHLDGDTVQWYFFPDACRHCVDAPCKNVSTVEGAIIQDKATGAILYTDKTAKEDFKTIKDSCPYDIPRQDPKTKQIVKCDMCIDRVQANLLPMCVKSCAMGAMSFGERADILKQAGERLEAVKKDFPKASLLNKDDVSVIYLVADTPAKYHKFAVADASDTLMTRKSLLAEAIAPLRKIVQSMQG
- a CDS encoding formate dehydrogenase accessory protein FdhE, translated to MQTRSQAVFAAPQGIEAALASAEAAIPALVGLLGAFGPLLVERARLRESAPGWVGYPPAIDPDRFSQGAFVLADSGFQDMSEHLPQAAAALLPVMARCFPALAPELTALGAALKSGAITLQQLALAGFGEFGEIDELPGVSPQALHFAAAEMVRPFVERQAVDLLALVAELPWQHSACPVCGGPPNMSVMRRTWDPSEFIQAHGGRRYLRCSCCSSEWTHKRVSCPGCGCEEPDELAVLRDPARPFERVDACRRCKSFLLCLDAGELAETPDPDVTALAMSALEEAARKEGFSPLAGHPWSGLLAGK
- a CDS encoding PAS domain-containing sensor histidine kinase; the protein is MNKFNLSKIMRLETLGLLPIAVIVFALPQLVISNPQDLYIYPKLSSFLTFIFQAAIPLSISFISARAYINTGLSSIMLLGSGLACYGTGSIITSYWINVDPIRNVNFTVAVHNSTIFAASVLLLASSFFVTSMRHSPSAQRHRTFTIIMAYCCVAGLAALIAAAAYHGHYPVFFVQGAGPTPIRAVVLLCSMIFMSISASILMLTHLSLKIPFLYWYSLSLALFALGIAGIFFQTSYGSLLNWLARSSQYLGAFYLLVAVLVARQEAQREGVSMFDVFTALFAAESERNRLNEELRVNEERLHLFVRHAPAAIAMFNTNMEYLAASNRWLTDYHLDSADILGRSHYEVFPELPERWREIHRRCLAGAVEQAEAERFERPNGTELWIRWEIHPWNTATGESGGIIIFSEDITERKRLEDSLLQSREEAQQRAEEIHQREQEFRALAENAPDIIARYDRERRYIYANPAIAGLKGASPSQLMGKQIGSMMPLELRERLELAVDEVFSTHADYMLEWEYDTMDGRRYFHTRFTPEFSRGGQVHSVMEIARDITELKHLEMDLRQAKEEAEKANRAKSDFLANMSHEIRTPMNGILGMTQLALKRDLPEDVAEFLRLAMQSGLSLLEIINDILDISKIEAGKVTLAEEPFDLGTVIESTLTPMKILAQDKGVSITVRTGPEVPDWVVGDAGRLRQILTNVVGNAVKFTPKGHVTMTVTRTGPEDAENTRLLFVIEDEGIGIPPDKLPSIFNNFEQITSSAHIKYGGTGLGLAISKALVGMMGGSIWAESEPGKGSVFSFEAEFGRVEPVPRDETPAPQDQDSTPALNILLAEDNQVNSLFATCVLESWGHQVTAVEDGRQAIEKLKDGGFDLVLMDVLMPEMGGEEATALIRSGQTCDPHVPIVALTAYALRGDRERLLAAGMDDYISKPIDAEEFRQVVMRIAKRKTAPAQTCER
- a CDS encoding aminotransferase class I/II-fold pyridoxal phosphate-dependent enzyme, whose amino-acid sequence is MHKFARMERLPPYVFAVVTELKMQMRRQGVDIVDLGMGNPDIPTPKHIVDKLIEASQKGVNHRYSASKGIPGLRLAMANWYLRNYGVELDADREVVVTMGAKEGLAHLALVMLQPGDVVFATDPAYPIHPYASVISGADVRRIPLGKGRDFFEDLLNATKQTWPQPKLLIISYPQNPTAEIVDIAFFERIVEFCKEHDMLVIHDFAYADLCFDGYKAPSFLQAKGAKDVGVEFYSLSKSYSMAGWRVGFCCGNPDMVYALTRIKSYLDYGIFQPIQIAAAVALNGPQECVKEICDIYQDRRDALIEGLHRAGWDVPPPKATMFVWAQIPEEFRKMGSVEFAKLLLKEGHVAVSPGLGFGHFGDDHVRFALVENRHRINQAVRGIKKALSGGA